The Colletotrichum destructivum chromosome 8, complete sequence genome includes the window TCACAGCGGCCTTGCGGGCCGGGGCAACAGCGGCAGAAGCGCCGCTGTGCAGGACGCTCGGTTGGCCGGCCAGGTGGGGCCCGAGGACGTACAAGGCGGTGGCGGGAACGACAACGAGCTGATCAAGTTGGCGGAGAAAGGAGTTGGGGAAGGGTAGACGCCGCGGTCAGGTAGAACTCCGGATATCCTTGTTACGGACTGTGAGGTCGATGCCGCGGCCGCTGCGTGGAGAGCGACTTCCATGGCGTttccatctcgtcggcggtcCAGCGGTTGGCGTCTCGACGTCGGTTTGCATCAAACTGGTGATTTTGAAGAGTACAAACGAACACGAGAGGCCGTTTAGCGCGAGAGTCTTGAAAAAGATATCTTAcctttatttttattttttttagAAAAGTAAGTCGTTTTAGTTCAAGTTGGTAGAGAGGTCTGAGGAGGGGACGAAAGAATACGTCTATGTCGTTGAGTCCGAATTCGGGCTTGACTTATACGCTAATGGGCGGCAACATTGGGCAAATTACATTTACTCTTGATGTGTATATGTGTCTGTGTGTCAAAAATAGCTTGCCCCAAAGATGCACTCTTGTAAACCTTTATCGATTAACTCTCATCTATCTTCTCTGTATAGCTGAATGGATTGATGCCACAGGATACCAAGTTTGGCAGGATGCGGAAAATTCAAGATCTTGTGTGAGAAATATACCGTTGGGTGTACAGAAATATCTTTACGTAAAAGCACCAGCTTTGCATCTGCTAATTACATAGATAAGAAACTGGCCCAATTTCTTGTGCTTCGCGCATATCTTTCCTGCATGGGTTCTACCACAGTCACCAACACGACCAACACGACCAACACTACTAACACCATCTCACGGTTGTGCCtatcggcggcgccgacagcACCAAGACATCGGCAAATCTACATTTCGCCTCCGTGCGATTTGATCTGAGGATCAGAATAAGTACTTTTGATGGACTGACCACCGCCGAACcaacacaaacacaaccAGTTCTCGTCAAGACTTGCAATTTACTTTGGGTATCGGAGGACCTACAGAGATTACAGTGTCAGGAACAACAGCGCGGAATGCAAAACGACATCCGGGTTATAACCGATTGGAAAGGGCATACTTtgcgagaagaagggctgCGGTCACGCCACCCCGTGTGGAAGGTGAATGGAGGAGGAAGGTGAAGGGAGGGAAATTTCGTACACAGGCCGAGAACGACGCTCTGCGGCGGCACGGATCCATGATGTCGTGAACATCTGACTGATTTCTGGAGCGAGCCCCTCTCCGTGCCTACAGATTACATATTACAAAGCACCGAGTATCGTATGCGCTCGACCGACCTTCCGAATCCAGTTCGGTCGAACCACACGTTCAGTTGCCAATGTGCAGGCACTGGGCGGCCAGACAGGGCTCGGGGGAAGCGGGGGTTTGGGAGTTCactggcggcgacggactTTGAGTGTCCGTCAACCAACAGCTCATGTTGGAAAACTCGCCTGAGAGCCACCAGGCCCGTAAGGGTTATTACAGCCGGGTTGGTTGGAACTCTCTGAACCGAGAAGCACGAATAAACAAACATAATTTCTAGTTCGAATGTAGAAAGGAATGTAGTAATAACCCTTTTTTCAGGGAACAATAAAccccctttcttctctcGCTCTTGTTTCTGGCTTGAACCACTTGTTGGTTTTAATGCAGGGGCGGGTGGGAGGAAGGATTTAGGGGGCGTCACACTGCTAGTACCCTGCTCTCCCCATCCATGTTTCCGTACCTAGATGTACGGTGTACTTTTCTTGTTGTGACCCCTGTGTGCTGGTGGAGAGCTGCCCCTTTAGCCGGCTTGATTGGTTGCGTATACGACTGGAGGCGAAGCTTATTTCCATCGTGTCATGCGAGGGAAAACAGTAGGGAAACGAAGAGGCATGGCCAACCTCACGGATACCTCACGGATACCTTACCCTCTCTTTCCTAGCCTCCGAGAAGGCGGTCCACAGCAGACAAACATGAAGCCAAAGATGCGAGGACAGGAGGTATCCGAAGACTAAAGAACGGGAGGCCCTTTTTTAGGGTATTCGTGGTGTAAGGTCCATGGTACAAAGGTGCGTCGCAGTGCCTTCAGGCTACGAGTACTGGGTACCTAACTCAGCCACCCCCGTATTTGAACCACCTCATccaatcccccccccccccaacacCACCTTGCAGATCCGATCCAAGGCATAAGCTTGTTTTTGTAATGTATCCGTAAGGGTTGTCAATTACTACGCAATTCTGGTGATCAACGAACTTGGCGCCTTGATTATTTCACATCCTTGCAGCTTGCAGTTGCAGTTGCAGGCTAGCAACATCTGCGTCGACAATAAACCAACGAGCCGCAGCTCCACATTTAGGATGAGAAGATGACGACCAATACCAACAAACAGCCCGCTTTTGGCCGTCCAAATTAATCAATATcccctcatcgccatcgctcGTAATGAGATCAAAAATGATAGGGGTTTATGCCTTAGGCGGATTCCGTCGAGAAAATCTCGTCGGAGGAGTAGCCGCCgtacgacgaggacgcgccGCTGTAAGTGGCCAGCTCggccgcgtcctcgagcaTCCTCTGCCGGTACAGCATGTAGCGAGCCTTGAACCGACTCCTCCAGCCCTCGCTCCACTTCGGCTCGGGCATGCCCTGGTAGCAGGGCAGCGAGTTCCACAGCTCGGTGCCCCGTTGGCGCAGCATGCTGCTCGTGACGCTGCCCTCGCCCACAACCGACTCGTAGCTGAAGACCCATGAGACCAGCTCCTGCTCGAGCACCTCCCACTTGGCCGGCCTG containing:
- a CDS encoding Putative HotDog domain superfamily protein, whose protein sequence is MEVALHAAAAASTSQSVTRISGVLPDRGLVVVPATALYVLGPHLAGQPSVLHSGASAAVAPARKAAVTVTLEMTYRALIRLDANGNWEVVAACVRVHLFFC
- a CDS encoding Putative ARS-binding protein yields the protein MGSEKSHASGEAKRRRSIANSQRRALRAWFYDTTKGPKSQVDASVWWKEAYGYHLNSSTVSEILSYKYDFLDVTDAGASANANAASDERRRDRPAKWEVLEQELVSWVFSYESVVGEGSVTSSMLRQRGTELWNSLPCYQGMPEPKWSEGWRSRFKARYMLYRQRMLEDAAELATYSGASSSYGGYSSDEIFSTESA